Proteins encoded in a region of the Mycolicibacterium chitae genome:
- a CDS encoding NAD(P)H-quinone oxidoreductase has protein sequence MHGIVTEAADRLIWSEIPDVTPAQDGVLIKVAAAGVNRADLLQAAGRYPPPPGASEVLGMEVSGTVAQVGPGVSEWAVGQHVCALLAGGGYAEFVAVPAAQLLPIPDGVDLIDAAGLPEVTCTVWSNLVMTAGLTDGELVLLHGGASGVGSNAIQICKALGARVAVTAGSASKLELCRELGADIEISYRDEDFVARIREETDGAGADVILDIMGAAYLDRNIDALATDGRLVVIGLQGGVKGELNLGKLISKRARVIGTALRGRPVDGAFGKGAIVRAVADAVWPMIADGRVKPVIGARLPIQQAGEAHRLLNSGEVAGKVLLTVD, from the coding sequence ATGCACGGGATCGTTACAGAAGCTGCCGACCGACTTATCTGGAGCGAGATTCCTGACGTCACACCTGCTCAGGACGGGGTCCTGATCAAGGTGGCCGCGGCGGGCGTCAACCGCGCGGACCTGCTGCAGGCCGCCGGCCGCTACCCACCCCCGCCCGGTGCCAGCGAGGTGCTCGGCATGGAGGTCTCCGGCACCGTCGCGCAGGTGGGTCCGGGAGTCAGCGAGTGGGCTGTCGGGCAACATGTTTGCGCTTTGCTGGCCGGCGGCGGCTACGCCGAGTTTGTCGCGGTGCCCGCCGCCCAGTTGCTGCCGATTCCCGACGGTGTCGACCTGATCGATGCCGCGGGGTTGCCAGAGGTGACGTGCACCGTCTGGTCCAATCTGGTCATGACCGCCGGCCTGACCGACGGTGAGCTGGTACTGCTGCACGGCGGTGCAAGTGGCGTGGGCAGCAACGCAATTCAGATCTGCAAGGCCCTGGGCGCCCGGGTCGCGGTGACCGCCGGTTCCGCGAGCAAGCTCGAGTTGTGCCGGGAACTCGGCGCCGACATCGAAATCTCGTACCGGGACGAGGATTTCGTCGCACGGATCCGCGAGGAGACCGACGGGGCGGGGGCCGACGTGATCCTCGACATCATGGGCGCGGCGTACCTGGACCGCAACATCGATGCGCTGGCCACCGACGGCCGGCTGGTGGTGATCGGCTTGCAGGGCGGCGTCAAGGGCGAATTGAATCTGGGCAAGCTGATTTCCAAGCGGGCCCGGGTGATCGGCACCGCGTTGCGCGGCCGTCCGGTCGACGGGGCGTTCGGCAAGGGCGCGATCGTGCGGGCCGTCGCCGACGCGGTCTGGCCGATGATCGCCGACGGTCGGGTCAAACCGGTCATCGGGGCGCGGCTGCCGATCCAGCAGGCCGGCGAGGCGCATCGACTGCTGAACTCCGGCGAGGTCGCCGGCAAGGTGCTGCTGACCGTCGACTGA
- a CDS encoding MarR family winged helix-turn-helix transcriptional regulator — protein MEGMIAGRTESDMPGLDIAEQRSWQNYLDSALRIYATLNRGLTEAHDLTLVDVRLLDLLDKSPTGSVRMGDLAEALMSLPSRVTRQIRRLETAGLVTRTASPEDGRGVLATITKEGREVAEKAMVTYSQGVRTHFLSQLSRPQVAAIGENCRRISAALKGGSTSRRYGRD, from the coding sequence ATGGAGGGGATGATTGCGGGGCGTACCGAAAGCGATATGCCCGGGCTCGATATTGCTGAGCAACGGTCGTGGCAAAACTATTTGGACTCAGCGTTGCGCATTTACGCGACGCTGAACCGGGGGTTGACCGAGGCGCACGATCTAACGCTGGTCGACGTGCGGTTACTCGATCTGCTGGACAAGTCGCCGACGGGGTCGGTCCGGATGGGTGATCTTGCCGAGGCGTTGATGTCGTTACCGAGCCGGGTGACCAGGCAGATCCGTCGTCTCGAGACGGCCGGCCTGGTGACGCGCACGGCCAGTCCGGAGGATGGCCGCGGCGTTCTCGCGACCATCACCAAGGAGGGGCGCGAGGTCGCCGAGAAGGCGATGGTCACCTACAGCCAGGGCGTGCGGACGCACTTCCTCAGCCAGCTGTCGCGGCCTCAGGTAGCTGCGATAGGCGAGAACTGCCGTCGGATCAGTGCGGCGCTCAAGGGCGGCAGCACGTCGCGCAGGTACGGGCGCGACTGA
- a CDS encoding helix-turn-helix domain-containing protein, with product MAEMTAADAAEHLQVSQRQVRRLASKGVLATTRVVGRTLLLDAASVHRLAGRVRHNGRPWTAATAWAALALLSGRDAPWMDSSALSRLRHRLRGARATEVAWLARGRARVHQMQGWGQDTGLIPTGVSALRDPQLSALFDLSPTERGADGYVAARHFDDMVTTLGLFDDIEGDITVRVVPDDAGYEVDRPLIAAVAVDLSESLDAREAAAGQRVLDDLLDAFRAGDRRVVVGRFDEAW from the coding sequence ATGGCGGAGATGACCGCGGCAGACGCTGCTGAGCACCTGCAGGTGTCCCAGCGGCAGGTGCGCCGGCTGGCGAGCAAGGGCGTACTGGCGACCACCCGGGTGGTGGGGCGAACGCTGCTGCTCGACGCCGCGTCCGTGCATCGGCTGGCCGGGCGTGTGCGCCACAACGGACGGCCGTGGACCGCGGCGACGGCCTGGGCCGCGCTGGCGCTGCTGTCCGGCCGGGACGCCCCGTGGATGGACTCGTCTGCGCTGTCTCGCCTCCGCCATCGCCTGCGCGGTGCGCGCGCGACCGAGGTGGCGTGGTTGGCCCGCGGGCGTGCCCGGGTGCACCAGATGCAGGGCTGGGGGCAAGACACCGGCCTGATCCCGACCGGTGTGAGCGCGCTGCGCGACCCGCAGCTGTCCGCGCTGTTCGATCTGTCCCCGACTGAACGCGGAGCCGACGGCTACGTCGCGGCACGTCACTTCGATGACATGGTCACCACCCTGGGGCTGTTCGATGACATCGAAGGCGACATCACTGTGCGCGTCGTCCCCGACGATGCCGGCTACGAGGTGGACCGCCCGCTCATCGCCGCCGTCGCGGTGGACCTTTCTGAGTCGTTGGACGCCCGGGAAGCTGCTGCTGGGCAACGGGTGCTTGATGATCTGCTCGACGCGTTCCGGGCCGGCGACCGACGCGTAGTAGTCGGCCGATTCGACGAGGCCTGGTGA